In a genomic window of Tamandua tetradactyla isolate mTamTet1 chromosome 17, mTamTet1.pri, whole genome shotgun sequence:
- the LRRTM4 gene encoding leucine-rich repeat transmembrane neuronal protein 4 has translation MGFHLITQLRGMSVVLVLLPTLLLVMHTGAQRACPKNCRCDGKIVYCESHAFADIPENISGGSQGLSLRFNSIQKLKSNQFAGLNQLIWLYLDHNYISSVDEDAFQGIRRLKELILSSNKITYLHNKTFHPVPNLRNLDLSYNKLQTLQSEQFRGLRKLIILHLRSNSLKTVPIRVFQDCRNLDFLDLGYNRLRSLSRNAFAGLLKLKELHLEHNQFSKINFAHFPRLFNLRSIYLQWNRIRSISQGLTWTWSSLHNLDLSGNDIQGIEPGTFKCLPNLQKLNLDSNKLTNVSQETVNAWISLISITLSGNMWECSRSICPLFFWLKNFKGNKESTMICAGPKHIQGEKVSDAVETYNICAEVPVVNTERSHLVPQTPQKPLIFPKPTISKPDATQPTREIPSPSPGFQIPGIEQEYEHVSFHKIIAGSVALFLSVAMILLVIYVSWKRYPASMKHLQQHSLMKRRRKKTRESERQMNSPLQEYYVDYKPTNSETMDISVNGSGPCTYTISGSRECEV, from the coding sequence gtttccatttaaTTACACAGCTGAGAGGCATGAGTGTGGTGCTAGTGCTACTTCCTACACTGCTGCTTGTTATGCACACGGGGGCTCAGAGAGCTTGCCCAAAGAACTGCAGATGTGATGGCAAAATTGTGTACTGTGAGTCTCATGCGTTCGCAGATATCCCTGAGAACATTTCTGGAGGGTCACAAGGCTTATCACTAAGGTTCAACAGCATTCAGAAGCTCAAATCCAATCAGTTTGCCGGCCTTAACCAGCTTATATGGCTTTATCTTGACCATAATTACATTAGCTCAGTGGATGAAGATGCATTTCAAGGGATCCGTAGACTGAAAGAATTAATTCTAAGCTCCAACAAAATTACCTACCTGCACAATAAAACATTTCACCCAGTCCCCAATCTCCGCAATCTGGACCTCTCTTACAATAAGCTTCAGACGTTGCAATCTGAACAATTTAGAGGCCTTCGGAAACTCATCATTTTGCACTTGCGATCTAACTCGCTCAAGACAGTGCCGATCCGAGTTTTTCAAGACTGTCGAAATCTTGACTTTCTGGATTTGGGTTACAACCGCCTTCGAAGCTTGTCCCGAAATGCTTTTGCCGGCCTCTTGAAGTTAAAGGAGCTCCACTTGGAGCACAATCAGTTTTCCAAGATCAACTTCGCTCATTTTCCACGTCTCTTCAACCTCCGCTCGATTTACTTACAATGGAACAGGATTCGCTCCATCAGCCAAGGTTTGACATGGACTTGGAGTTCCTTACACAACTTGGATTTATCAGGGAATGACATCCAAGGAATCGAGCCGGGCACATTTAAATGTCTGCCAAATTTGCAAAAATTGAATTTAGATTCCAACAAGCTAACCAACGTCTCACAGGAAACTGTCAACGCGTGGATATCATTAATATCCATCACCTTGTCCGGAAATATGTGGGAATGCAGTCGGAGCATTTGTCCTCTATTCTTTTGGCTTAAGAACTTCAAAGGAAATAAGGAGAGCACCATGATCTGTGCAGGACCTAAGCATATCCAGGGCGAAAAGGTCAGCGATGCAGTGGAAACATACAATATCTGTGCTGAAGTCCCAGTGGTCAACACGGAAAGGTCACACCTGGTCCCCCAGACTCCCCAGAAGCCTCTGATCTTCCCTAAACCTACCATCTCCAAACCCGACGCCACCCAACCCACCCGCGAAATACCAAGCCCTTCCCCAGGGTTTCAGATTCCTGGCATAGAGCAAGAGTATGAGCATGTCTCATTTCACAAAATAATTGCCGGGAGCGTGGCTCTCTTCCTCTCTGTGGCCATGATCCTTTTGGTGATCTATGTGTCTTGGAAACGCTACCCAGCCAGCATGAAACACCTTCAGCAACACTCTCTTATGAAGAGGCGTCGGAAAAAGACCAGAGAGTCTGAAAGACAGATGAATTCCCCTTTACAGGAGTATTACGTGGACTACAAGCCTACAAACTCTGAGACCATGGATATATCGGTTAACGGATCTGGGCCCTGCACATATACCATCTCTGGCTCCAGGGAATGCGAGGTATGA